One Streptomyces sp. B21-105 genomic region harbors:
- the tnpA gene encoding IS200/IS605 family transposase, with protein sequence MAVTRKVRRFSSGVYDLGLHVVWCPKYRRPVLDGRVAERLDELIRQKADERGWEIIALEVMPDHVHLFVKHDAKSSASYVANQFKGFTSRVLREEFGHLKSRMPTLWSSSYFAASAGAVSPATVEKYINTQWERPWKKGDGS encoded by the coding sequence GTGGCCGTGACCAGGAAGGTTCGCCGATTCTCCAGCGGCGTGTACGACCTCGGGCTCCACGTGGTGTGGTGCCCGAAGTACCGCCGTCCGGTCCTCGACGGCCGGGTCGCGGAACGACTGGACGAACTGATCCGGCAGAAGGCAGACGAACGCGGGTGGGAGATCATCGCCCTTGAGGTGATGCCCGACCACGTGCACCTGTTCGTGAAGCACGATGCGAAGTCGTCGGCGTCGTACGTGGCGAACCAGTTCAAGGGCTTCACCTCCCGCGTGCTGCGCGAGGAGTTCGGGCACCTGAAGTCACGGATGCCCACGCTGTGGTCGTCGTCGTACTTCGCTGCCTCGGCCGGCGCCGTGTCGCCAGCCACGGTCGAGAAGTACATCAACACCCAGTGGGAACGACCGTGGAAGAAGGGGGACGGCTCGTGA
- a CDS encoding RidA family protein, with protein MTWTHRPQEALRTAPALVNPAGLHDPTPFGYSHTAVVPAAAELVLVAGQYGSGPDGAVVSADFTEQVRQTFHNIGVALAAHGLDLSHVVQLRTYVVNHDVSKLGPIAAAVHEGWGTEPPTQTLIGVAALAAPDVLFEVEALAARA; from the coding sequence ATGACATGGACCCATCGCCCGCAAGAGGCGCTCCGCACAGCTCCCGCCCTGGTCAACCCGGCAGGTCTGCACGACCCGACGCCGTTCGGATACAGCCATACCGCCGTCGTCCCCGCCGCAGCCGAACTGGTGCTGGTCGCGGGTCAGTACGGGTCGGGCCCGGACGGCGCAGTCGTCTCGGCCGACTTCACCGAGCAGGTGCGGCAAACGTTCCACAACATCGGCGTCGCTCTTGCCGCGCACGGGCTCGACCTCAGCCACGTCGTCCAGCTCAGGACGTACGTGGTGAACCATGACGTCAGCAAGCTGGGGCCGATCGCCGCGGCCGTACATGAGGGTTGGGGTACGGAACCGCCCACGCAGACCCTCATCGGTGTGGCGGCCCTGGCCGCGCCTGACGTCCTGTTCGAAGTCGAAGCCCTGGCCGCCAGAGCCTGA
- a CDS encoding helix-turn-helix transcriptional regulator, which yields MRADRLVSLVLLLRQHGRLSATTLARELEVSTRTVLRDIEALSAAGVPVYAERGRRGGFALLPGFQTELTGLNHDEALALLVAGSRPGAQAFGLGGALASAMRKVVDALPESHRATAAGAAQRVLIDPETDLLARRLVAEEVPDTVVTEVRRAVFAGHRLRIHYAAVGQSPKWRTVDPIGLVTVRDQGYLLATRSGTERTYRLSRLLAAEELAEPARRPDRIDLDRVWRERSTRFRTGGDQVTVLVRVSPTRREELVGTALAVVAEVTDADGWLRLEATFQDARHADWAVWQLAVDAEVLAPRWLRDSLRERAAAIARRYER from the coding sequence ATGCGCGCCGACCGTCTGGTATCGCTGGTGCTGCTTCTCCGGCAGCACGGCCGGCTGTCCGCGACCACGCTGGCCCGCGAGCTGGAGGTGTCCACTCGCACGGTGCTGCGCGACATCGAGGCGCTGTCCGCAGCCGGCGTCCCGGTCTACGCCGAGCGTGGTCGGCGCGGCGGATTCGCCCTGCTGCCCGGCTTCCAGACGGAGCTCACCGGACTGAACCATGACGAGGCACTCGCCCTGCTGGTCGCCGGATCACGCCCCGGCGCGCAGGCGTTCGGCCTCGGCGGGGCGCTCGCCTCGGCCATGCGCAAAGTGGTCGACGCGTTGCCCGAAAGCCATCGGGCCACCGCTGCCGGCGCGGCTCAGCGCGTGCTCATCGACCCCGAGACCGACCTCCTCGCGCGCCGGCTGGTCGCCGAGGAGGTGCCCGACACCGTGGTCACCGAGGTCCGGCGGGCGGTGTTCGCCGGACACAGGCTGCGCATCCACTACGCGGCCGTCGGCCAGAGTCCGAAATGGCGCACGGTGGACCCGATAGGCCTCGTCACAGTACGCGACCAGGGCTACCTGCTGGCCACGCGGTCCGGCACGGAGCGCACTTACCGGCTGTCCCGGCTCCTTGCCGCAGAGGAACTCGCCGAACCGGCACGACGACCCGACCGGATCGATCTGGACCGCGTCTGGCGGGAACGCAGCACACGGTTTCGCACCGGCGGCGACCAAGTCACCGTGCTGGTACGGGTGAGCCCGACACGTCGGGAGGAGCTGGTGGGCACCGCGTTGGCTGTCGTCGCCGAAGTGACGGACGCGGACGGCTGGTTGCGACTGGAGGCGACCTTCCAGGATGCGAGGCACGCCGACTGGGCGGTGTGGCAGCTCGCCGTGGACGCCGAGGTCCTCGCCCCGCGCTGGTTGCGCGACTCACTGCGGGAGCGTGCCGCCGCGATCGCCCGCCGCTACGAACGGTGA
- a CDS encoding ABC transporter ATP-binding protein, with translation MSTVLAGHGLVKKYGSTTALAGVDVEIRERDSLAIMGPSGSGKSTLLHTLAGIIRPDEGEVLLRDERSADGSPAQGLRRIDDLGENRLSALRRKRFGFVFQSGQLLPELPAEENVALPLMLEGMPRREAVARARRWFTPLGLDGLEHRRPGQLSGGQAQRVAIARALAVEPDVVFADEPTGALDQRTSTEVVQLLTFATRETGAALVMVTHDADVAAHCGRILQVRDGRISGHTQYTVA, from the coding sequence ATGAGCACGGTATTGGCCGGACACGGCCTCGTGAAGAAGTACGGCTCCACCACCGCCCTGGCCGGCGTGGACGTCGAGATCCGCGAACGCGACTCACTGGCGATCATGGGCCCGTCCGGGTCCGGCAAGTCGACGCTCCTCCACACCCTCGCCGGCATCATCCGCCCCGACGAAGGGGAGGTGCTGCTGCGCGACGAGCGGAGCGCGGACGGGTCCCCGGCCCAAGGCCTGCGGCGCATCGACGACCTCGGCGAGAACAGGCTCAGCGCGCTGCGCCGCAAGCGCTTCGGATTCGTTTTCCAGTCCGGCCAGCTGCTGCCCGAGCTGCCCGCCGAGGAGAACGTCGCCCTGCCGCTGATGCTGGAGGGCATGCCGCGCCGCGAGGCCGTCGCCCGCGCCCGCCGCTGGTTCACTCCGCTGGGCCTCGACGGGCTGGAGCACCGCCGCCCCGGTCAGCTCTCCGGAGGGCAGGCGCAGCGGGTCGCCATCGCCCGCGCCCTGGCCGTCGAGCCGGACGTGGTCTTCGCCGACGAGCCGACCGGCGCCCTGGACCAGCGCACCAGCACGGAGGTGGTCCAGCTGCTGACCTTCGCGACCCGGGAGACGGGCGCCGCCCTGGTCATGGTCACCCACGACGCGGACGTCGCCGCCCACTGCGGGCGGATCCTCCAGGTCCGCGACGGCCGTATCAGCGGCCACACCCAATACACCGTCGCCTGA
- a CDS encoding DUF4333 domain-containing protein: MQRNKFLVGAVGGATAVVALGGIGTHLLSGTESTTGLDARTTVSVDGHRALAANIVAGRTESKYHPLPWVGDKVSGVTCPTGLKAVAGATLTCTGKKSDGKTVRIPVRVTKAGAKSVTWAFER, translated from the coding sequence ATGCAGCGCAACAAGTTCCTCGTCGGCGCAGTCGGGGGCGCGACCGCCGTCGTCGCGCTCGGCGGAATCGGCACGCATCTGCTCTCCGGCACGGAGTCGACCACGGGCCTGGACGCCCGAACCACCGTGTCGGTGGACGGCCACCGCGCCCTCGCGGCGAACATCGTCGCCGGCCGCACCGAGAGCAAGTACCACCCGCTGCCCTGGGTCGGCGACAAGGTCTCCGGCGTGACCTGCCCGACCGGGCTGAAGGCCGTCGCCGGAGCCACCCTCACCTGCACGGGCAAGAAGAGCGACGGCAAGACGGTCCGGATCCCCGTGCGGGTGACCAAGGCCGGCGCCAAGAGCGTCACCTGGGCGTTCGAGCGCTGA
- a CDS encoding aldo/keto reductase → MRKRSLRDLQVSAVGLGCMGMSAFYGSTDQEEGIATIRRGLELGVNFLDTAQMYGPLTNESLVGEAIRGHREEYVIATKFNYRMDDAVPGDISTVGPQDGSAEHVRSSVHGSLERLGTDHIDLYYQHRVDPNVPIEETVGALAELVAEGKVRFIGLSEASADTVRRAHAVHPITAVQSEYSLWSRDVEAEVLPACRELGVGFVPYSPLGRGFLAGRFASLDELDANDWRRENPRFQDVNLKANLRLAEKVKEIAAEKEVTPAQLAIAWVLAQGEDLVPIPGTKRRTYLEQNAAATAVALTEDDLARIDAELPEAAGQRYDEAGMRSVNR, encoded by the coding sequence ATGCGGAAGCGCAGTCTGCGGGACCTCCAGGTATCGGCCGTCGGCCTGGGGTGCATGGGTATGTCCGCCTTCTACGGATCCACCGATCAGGAGGAGGGGATCGCGACCATCCGGCGCGGCCTGGAGCTCGGGGTGAACTTCCTCGACACCGCGCAGATGTACGGGCCCCTCACCAACGAGTCACTCGTCGGCGAGGCGATCCGGGGGCATCGCGAGGAGTATGTGATCGCGACGAAATTCAACTACCGGATGGACGACGCGGTACCCGGCGACATCAGCACGGTCGGCCCCCAGGACGGCTCGGCCGAGCACGTCCGCAGTTCGGTCCACGGTTCCCTGGAGCGACTGGGCACCGACCACATCGACCTCTACTACCAGCACCGGGTCGACCCGAACGTCCCCATCGAGGAGACGGTCGGTGCGCTGGCCGAACTGGTCGCCGAGGGCAAGGTGCGGTTCATCGGCCTGAGTGAGGCGAGCGCGGACACCGTCCGGCGCGCCCACGCCGTTCACCCGATCACCGCGGTGCAGAGCGAGTACTCGCTGTGGTCACGGGACGTGGAGGCCGAGGTGCTGCCCGCCTGCCGTGAGCTGGGCGTCGGTTTCGTCCCGTACTCGCCGCTCGGCCGCGGCTTCCTCGCCGGACGGTTCGCCTCGCTGGACGAGCTGGACGCGAACGACTGGCGCCGCGAGAACCCGCGCTTCCAGGACGTCAACCTGAAGGCGAACCTGCGGCTGGCGGAGAAGGTCAAGGAGATCGCAGCCGAGAAGGAGGTGACTCCGGCCCAGCTGGCCATCGCCTGGGTGCTGGCCCAGGGGGAGGACCTCGTGCCGATCCCGGGCACCAAGCGCCGCACCTACCTGGAACAGAACGCCGCCGCGACGGCCGTCGCGCTGACCGAGGACGACCTGGCCCGCATCGACGCGGAGCTGCCCGAGGCGGCGGGTCAGCGATACGACGAGGCGGGGATGCGGAGCGTCAACCGCTGA
- a CDS encoding GDSL-type esterase/lipase family protein gives MRSSRHRPLLATFLAALVVVAAGPGLTGAPSAAASAAAAPVRIMPLGDSITGSPGCWRSLLWNQLQNAGYTDIDFVGTLNAQSCALTHDADNEGHGGFQATATADQNLLPGWLAATRPDIVVMHFGTNDVWSSIAPDTLLAAYTKLVGQMRAANPSMKVLVAQLIPINPSSCAECAARTVAFNQRIPAWAQGITTAQSPVTVVDQWTGFDSATDTYDGVHPNASGDAKMAARWYPALSSLLTPGDPGDPGDPGSGGCSAAFRAVSVWQDGYQGEVTVTNTSSTAAISSWTVNLTLPAGSRVTQVWNGAQTGTTVRNAGWNGTVPAGASTTFGFLASTSAAAGTPSVTAACSAS, from the coding sequence GTGCGCAGCAGCAGACATCGTCCCCTCCTGGCCACGTTCCTGGCCGCCCTGGTCGTGGTCGCCGCAGGCCCAGGCCTGACCGGCGCCCCGTCCGCCGCCGCCTCGGCAGCGGCGGCCCCGGTACGGATCATGCCGCTCGGCGACTCCATCACCGGCTCCCCCGGCTGCTGGCGTTCCCTGCTCTGGAACCAGCTGCAGAACGCCGGTTACACCGACATCGACTTCGTCGGCACACTGAACGCCCAGAGCTGCGCCCTCACGCACGACGCCGACAACGAAGGCCACGGCGGCTTCCAGGCCACCGCGACCGCCGACCAGAACCTGCTGCCCGGTTGGCTGGCGGCAACCCGGCCGGACATCGTTGTCATGCACTTCGGCACCAACGACGTCTGGAGCAGCATCGCGCCGGACACCCTCCTCGCCGCGTACACCAAACTGGTCGGCCAGATGCGGGCCGCCAACCCGTCGATGAAGGTGCTGGTCGCCCAGCTCATCCCGATCAATCCGAGCAGCTGCGCCGAGTGCGCCGCCCGTACCGTGGCCTTCAACCAGCGCATCCCAGCCTGGGCGCAGGGCATCACCACCGCGCAGTCGCCGGTGACCGTCGTCGACCAGTGGACGGGCTTCGACAGCGCCACCGACACCTACGACGGCGTCCACCCCAACGCCTCCGGCGACGCCAAGATGGCGGCCCGCTGGTACCCGGCGCTGTCGTCCCTGCTCACCCCGGGCGACCCCGGCGACCCCGGGGACCCCGGCAGCGGCGGCTGCTCCGCGGCATTCCGGGCCGTGTCGGTGTGGCAGGACGGCTACCAGGGCGAGGTGACGGTCACCAACACCTCGTCCACGGCGGCGATCTCCTCCTGGACGGTGAATCTGACGCTCCCGGCGGGCAGCCGGGTCACCCAGGTCTGGAACGGCGCGCAGACCGGGACGACGGTACGCAACGCCGGATGGAACGGGACGGTGCCGGCTGGGGCGAGCACCACCTTCGGCTTCCTCGCGAGCACCTCGGCCGCGGCGGGCACGCCATCGGTGACGGCCGCGTGCTCGGCGTCCTAG
- a CDS encoding glutamate decarboxylase, with translation MTISDDATLFGNRFLTVPAPSETFPEKGMAATDAMRLVDVDLAMEGDPQRNLATFVTTWMEPEAQRLIAENLHRNFIDHAEYPISAEIERRCVRMLADLFHAPGRTTGCRTQGSSEAIMLGALSLKWKWRRRRQAAGLSTDRPNLVFGGDVHVVWEKFCRYFDVEPRIVPLAEGKYTIGPQDVEPRIDENTIGVVAVLGTTFTGHKDDVVGIDTLLRDVRAKRDLDIPIHVDGASGAFVWPFLYPDSAWDFRLEQVRSINVSGHKYGLVYPGIGWLVFREESDLAEDLVFYENYLGKTDATFTLNFSTGASMVLAQYYNFVRLGRQGYTYVMRMMQDNARALADNLRGSGRFEVIGSDLEQLPLVAFRLVGRHSYDESDIAWQLSAERGWMVPAYTLPPGAERVKILRALVKETLSREQVDRLSQDIADACRTLDDKGATHGIERNQVKRGTGY, from the coding sequence ATGACCATCAGTGATGACGCGACTCTTTTCGGTAACCGGTTCCTCACGGTTCCCGCCCCCTCGGAGACCTTCCCCGAGAAGGGCATGGCGGCGACCGACGCGATGCGGCTCGTGGACGTGGATCTCGCCATGGAGGGCGACCCGCAACGCAACCTCGCCACGTTCGTCACCACGTGGATGGAGCCGGAGGCGCAGCGGCTGATCGCCGAGAACCTGCACCGCAACTTCATCGACCACGCGGAGTACCCCATCTCCGCCGAGATCGAGCGGCGTTGCGTGCGCATGCTCGCCGATCTCTTCCACGCGCCGGGCAGGACCACGGGCTGTCGGACGCAAGGGTCGTCCGAGGCGATCATGCTCGGCGCGCTGTCGCTGAAGTGGAAGTGGCGTCGGCGCCGCCAGGCCGCCGGTCTGTCGACCGACCGGCCCAATCTCGTCTTCGGCGGCGACGTCCACGTCGTGTGGGAGAAGTTCTGCCGCTATTTCGACGTCGAGCCGCGGATCGTGCCGCTCGCCGAGGGCAAGTACACGATCGGCCCGCAGGACGTGGAGCCCCGCATCGACGAGAACACGATCGGCGTCGTCGCCGTCCTCGGCACCACGTTCACCGGCCACAAGGACGACGTCGTCGGGATCGACACACTCCTGAGGGACGTCCGCGCCAAGCGCGACCTCGACATCCCGATCCATGTCGACGGCGCCAGCGGGGCGTTCGTGTGGCCTTTCCTCTACCCGGACTCGGCATGGGACTTCCGGCTCGAGCAGGTCCGTTCGATCAACGTGTCCGGCCACAAGTACGGCCTGGTCTACCCCGGCATCGGATGGCTCGTCTTCCGCGAGGAGTCCGACCTTGCCGAGGACCTGGTGTTCTACGAGAACTACCTGGGCAAGACCGACGCGACGTTCACACTGAACTTCTCGACCGGCGCCTCGATGGTGCTCGCGCAGTACTACAACTTCGTGCGGCTGGGGCGCCAGGGCTACACCTACGTCATGCGGATGATGCAGGACAACGCCCGGGCGCTGGCGGACAACCTGCGCGGCAGCGGCCGATTCGAGGTGATCGGGAGCGACCTCGAGCAACTGCCGCTCGTCGCCTTCCGTCTCGTCGGCCGGCACTCCTACGACGAGTCCGACATCGCCTGGCAGCTCTCGGCCGAACGCGGATGGATGGTGCCGGCGTACACGCTTCCGCCCGGCGCGGAGCGGGTGAAGATCCTGCGCGCCCTGGTCAAGGAGACGCTGAGCCGCGAGCAGGTCGACCGCCTGAGCCAGGACATCGCCGACGCGTGCCGCACCTTGGACGACAAGGGCGCGACCCACGGCATCGAGCGCAACCAGGTCAAGCGCGGCACCGGCTACTGA
- a CDS encoding flavodoxin family protein, which produces MDTPSPHRFDDLTALYVNCTLKPSPQLSHTQGLVDRSRAIMDAQGVTTDEIRAVDHDIATGVYPDMTEHGFAADEWPALYERVMAADILVVAGPIWLGDNSSVTKKVVERLYACSSMLNSQGQYAYYGRVGGCLITGNEDGVKHCAMNVLYSLQHLGYTIPPQADAGWIGAAGPGPSYLDPGSGGPENDFTNRNTSFMTWNLMHMAALLKRAGGIPAQGNQRSRWDADCRADADNPEHR; this is translated from the coding sequence ATGGACACACCTTCTCCGCACCGGTTCGACGACCTCACCGCGCTCTACGTCAACTGCACCCTCAAACCGTCCCCCCAGCTCAGTCACACACAAGGCCTGGTGGACAGAAGCCGCGCGATCATGGACGCACAGGGAGTGACGACGGACGAGATCAGGGCCGTCGACCACGACATCGCCACCGGCGTGTACCCCGACATGACCGAGCACGGCTTCGCCGCCGACGAGTGGCCGGCGCTCTACGAGAGGGTGATGGCCGCCGACATCCTGGTCGTGGCCGGCCCGATCTGGCTGGGCGACAACAGCTCGGTGACCAAGAAGGTCGTCGAGCGCCTCTACGCCTGTTCCTCAATGCTCAACTCCCAAGGCCAGTACGCCTACTACGGCCGGGTCGGCGGCTGTCTGATCACCGGCAACGAGGACGGCGTCAAGCACTGCGCGATGAACGTCCTCTACAGCCTGCAGCACCTCGGGTACACGATCCCGCCCCAGGCGGACGCCGGCTGGATCGGTGCGGCCGGCCCCGGGCCGTCGTACCTCGACCCCGGCTCGGGCGGCCCCGAGAACGACTTCACCAACCGCAACACCTCCTTCATGACCTGGAACCTCATGCACATGGCCGCCCTGCTCAAACGCGCCGGGGGTATCCCCGCCCAGGGCAACCAGCGTTCGCGATGGGACGCGGACTGCCGCGCGGACGCCGACAACCCCGAGCACCGCTGA
- a CDS encoding FtsX-like permease family protein: protein MRSPVLPLTWHLARSSGRRGLQSQLLAAGAAAVGSFLLLLMVAAALGAGARADHTTWRAPVAVPAQRATAVQVTTVTYARREPVTVVSLAQLADRGRTPAPPGLTAFPKPGEVYVSPALAALLHELPAGRLADRFPKVRSYGTIGAAGLAAPDELVAVVGRAPTDPAVAATAGEQNYYDDGMTERALISGFTGTRASLFTGGDQGTVLLGVVLLITPVVVLASAAGRLGAARRELRLAALRLAGATPRQILAMTAVEAAVVGAAGALAGALAFTALLPALAELPYGVGAWYTGRLWVGPPWLAAVVSAVTALITLSALTTLRQVATSPLGVAQQANPRRTRAIRLVLFVSVLAYIWMTTGDSGQLRTRQLIALLVLFYGAFWLFGPWVVDRLGRVVGRRARRPATLLAARRLSDDPRGAWRTVSGLVLAGFVAGFFSISTLSIDGASYQGQVAVITANAADARHAATEARTLLNRAGVTATVTVTGEDAFDSLLGGVDGVIAQVSGGRAGVDTAVTALTPLGSGRYPVTQEYVSATDDVIIARVATVSTATLVLSFLVAAASAGLTAAANVLDRRRVYGLLRLSGTPLKVLERARIRETVIPLVVLAGGTTAMGAFGATQVNKVAGTTMNVSGAVQLVICLAVGALVMLAAIAGSRPLLRKVTEGPVQTAD from the coding sequence GTGCGTTCCCCCGTCCTGCCCCTGACCTGGCACCTCGCCAGATCCTCCGGCCGCCGCGGCCTCCAGTCGCAGCTGCTCGCGGCCGGCGCCGCCGCCGTCGGCTCGTTCCTCCTGCTGCTGATGGTCGCCGCCGCACTCGGCGCCGGTGCTCGCGCAGACCACACCACGTGGCGCGCTCCCGTCGCGGTACCGGCGCAGCGGGCGACCGCCGTGCAGGTCACGACCGTCACGTATGCCCGCCGCGAACCCGTCACGGTGGTGAGCCTGGCTCAGCTGGCCGACCGTGGGCGGACCCCCGCGCCCCCCGGCCTGACCGCCTTCCCGAAGCCGGGCGAAGTGTATGTCTCACCCGCTCTGGCGGCACTGCTGCACGAGCTGCCCGCCGGCCGACTCGCCGACCGCTTCCCGAAGGTGAGGTCCTACGGCACGATCGGCGCCGCCGGTCTCGCCGCGCCCGACGAACTGGTCGCGGTGGTCGGACGGGCGCCCACCGACCCGGCCGTCGCCGCGACCGCCGGCGAGCAGAACTACTACGACGACGGAATGACCGAACGCGCGCTGATCTCCGGTTTCACCGGCACCCGGGCGAGCCTGTTCACCGGCGGCGACCAGGGAACCGTCCTGCTGGGCGTGGTGCTGCTGATCACGCCGGTCGTCGTGCTGGCCTCGGCCGCCGGACGGCTCGGCGCGGCCCGGCGTGAACTGCGGCTCGCCGCGCTGCGGCTGGCCGGGGCGACCCCGCGGCAGATTCTCGCCATGACCGCAGTCGAGGCGGCGGTCGTCGGCGCGGCCGGCGCCCTGGCGGGAGCGCTCGCCTTCACGGCACTGCTGCCCGCGCTCGCCGAGCTGCCGTACGGCGTCGGCGCCTGGTACACCGGCCGGCTGTGGGTGGGGCCGCCCTGGCTGGCGGCGGTGGTGTCGGCCGTCACCGCGCTGATCACCTTGAGCGCGCTGACGACGCTCCGCCAGGTGGCGACCTCCCCTCTGGGCGTCGCCCAGCAGGCGAATCCGCGTCGCACCCGCGCGATCCGCCTGGTGCTGTTCGTCTCCGTGCTCGCCTACATCTGGATGACCACCGGTGACAGCGGCCAGCTCAGGACCCGGCAGCTGATCGCCCTGCTGGTGCTCTTCTACGGCGCGTTCTGGTTGTTCGGCCCCTGGGTCGTGGACCGGCTGGGCCGGGTCGTGGGCCGCCGTGCCAGACGTCCGGCCACGCTGCTCGCCGCGCGTCGGCTCAGCGACGACCCGCGGGGGGCCTGGCGCACCGTCAGCGGCCTGGTCCTCGCGGGGTTCGTGGCCGGGTTCTTCTCGATCAGCACGCTCAGCATCGACGGCGCGAGTTACCAGGGGCAGGTCGCGGTGATCACCGCGAACGCCGCCGACGCCCGGCACGCCGCCACCGAGGCCCGTACGCTTCTGAACAGGGCGGGCGTCACGGCGACCGTCACCGTGACCGGCGAGGACGCCTTCGACAGTCTCCTCGGCGGTGTGGACGGTGTGATCGCCCAGGTCTCCGGCGGCCGGGCGGGCGTGGACACGGCCGTCACCGCGCTGACACCGCTCGGGTCGGGCAGGTACCCGGTCACGCAGGAGTACGTTTCTGCGACGGACGACGTCATCATCGCCCGCGTCGCCACCGTCAGCACCGCGACCCTGGTGCTGAGCTTCCTCGTCGCCGCCGCCTCCGCGGGGCTGACGGCCGCGGCGAACGTCCTGGACCGACGCAGGGTGTACGGCCTGCTGCGGCTGTCCGGCACCCCGCTGAAGGTGCTGGAACGGGCCCGGATACGCGAGACCGTCATCCCGTTGGTCGTGCTGGCCGGCGGCACCACCGCGATGGGCGCCTTCGGCGCCACGCAGGTCAACAAGGTGGCGGGCACCACGATGAACGTCTCCGGGGCCGTGCAACTGGTGATCTGTCTGGCCGTCGGGGCGCTGGTCATGCTCGCGGCGATCGCCGGCAGCAGGCCGCTGCTGCGGAAGGTGACGGAGGGTCCGGTGCAGACGGCGGACTGA
- the gdhA gene encoding NADP-specific glutamate dehydrogenase — protein sequence MNPSAHIEAVYAQVCRRNAGESEFHQAVGEVLHTLAPALQAHPEYVDALIAERLCEPERQLIFRVPWVDDAGRVQVNRGFRVEFSSALGPYKGGLRFHPSVNLGIVKFLGFEQIFKNALTGLAIGGGKGGSDFDPKGRSDHEVMRFCQAFMTELYRHLGEHTDVPAGDIGVGGREIGYLFGQYKRITNRFEAGVLTGKGVSWGGSQARTEATGYGAVYFAQEMLATRGHGLDGRKAVVSGSGNVALYAIEKVHALGGSVVACSDSSGFLADTDGIDLDLLKTVKEVRRARLSAYAEAKPGARFSERGSVFEVPCDIALPCATQNELGGQEAGALVKNGVLAVAEGANMPCTPEAIEVFREAGVLFGPGKAANAGGVATSALEMQQNASRDVWTFEQTETRLAAVMRGVHAQCRATAETYGGTPDDYVLGANIAGFLRVAEAMTAQGVV from the coding sequence ATGAACCCCAGTGCTCACATCGAGGCCGTCTACGCACAGGTCTGCCGGCGCAACGCCGGTGAGAGCGAGTTCCATCAGGCGGTGGGAGAGGTGCTGCACACGCTGGCGCCGGCGTTGCAGGCGCATCCGGAGTACGTCGACGCGTTGATCGCCGAGCGGCTGTGCGAGCCCGAGCGGCAGCTGATCTTCCGGGTGCCGTGGGTCGACGACGCGGGGCGGGTCCAGGTGAACCGGGGATTCCGGGTGGAGTTCAGCAGCGCGCTCGGCCCCTACAAGGGCGGTCTGCGCTTCCACCCGAGCGTCAACCTCGGCATCGTGAAGTTCCTGGGCTTCGAGCAGATCTTCAAGAACGCGCTGACCGGTCTGGCGATCGGCGGCGGGAAGGGCGGTTCGGACTTCGACCCCAAGGGCCGCAGCGACCACGAGGTCATGCGTTTCTGCCAGGCGTTCATGACCGAGCTGTACCGGCACCTGGGCGAGCACACCGACGTCCCCGCCGGTGACATCGGGGTGGGCGGGCGCGAGATCGGCTACCTCTTCGGCCAGTACAAGCGGATCACCAACCGTTTCGAGGCGGGGGTCCTGACCGGCAAGGGGGTCTCCTGGGGTGGCTCGCAGGCCCGGACGGAGGCCACCGGCTACGGCGCGGTGTACTTCGCGCAGGAGATGCTGGCCACGCGCGGACACGGGCTCGACGGCCGCAAGGCCGTGGTCTCCGGCTCGGGCAACGTGGCGCTCTACGCGATCGAGAAGGTGCACGCCCTTGGCGGATCCGTAGTGGCCTGTTCGGACTCGTCCGGATTCCTGGCCGACACGGACGGCATCGACCTGGACCTGCTGAAAACGGTCAAGGAGGTGCGGCGGGCCCGCCTGTCGGCCTATGCGGAGGCCAAGCCCGGGGCGCGGTTCTCCGAGCGGGGCTCGGTCTTCGAGGTGCCCTGCGACATCGCGCTGCCGTGTGCCACACAGAACGAACTGGGCGGACAGGAGGCCGGGGCCCTGGTGAAGAACGGCGTCCTGGCCGTCGCGGAGGGCGCCAACATGCCGTGCACCCCGGAGGCGATCGAGGTCTTCCGTGAGGCGGGCGTCCTCTTCGGCCCCGGCAAGGCCGCGAACGCGGGCGGTGTGGCCACCTCCGCGCTGGAGATGCAGCAGAACGCCTCCCGTGACGTGTGGACCTTCGAGCAGACCGAGACGCGTCTCGCGGCTGTCATGCGGGGTGTCCACGCCCAGTGCCGGGCCACCGCGGAGACATACGGAGGCACCCCCGACGACTACGTCCTGGGCGCCAACATCGCGGGCTTTCTGAGGGTGGCGGAGGCGATGACCGCTCAGGGCGTCGTATAG